From one Coffea eugenioides isolate CCC68of chromosome 11, Ceug_1.0, whole genome shotgun sequence genomic stretch:
- the LOC113753510 gene encoding serotonin N-acetyltransferase 2, chloroplastic-like encodes MLIFNNISIPLGTPLVLKTTPRRNAVVLAQKQQQPQTLTALTNLTISDEGLASRGFALHRTINKLDLDHLNSVFVAVGFPRRDTDKIRVALENSDALLWIEYEKAERPVAFARATGDGVFNAIIWDVVVDPSFQGIGLGKAVMERLVNVLLEKGITNIALYSEPRVLGFYRPLGFVADPDGIRGMVYSRKQKKKR; translated from the coding sequence ATGCTCATTTTCAACAACATTTCCATTCCTTTAGGTACACCCTTAGTCCTCAAAACCACTCCACGAAGAAACGCCGTCGTTCTAGCTCAAAAGCAGCAGCAGCCGCAGACACTAACGGCTTTAACTAACTTGACAATCTCCGACGAGGGGTTAGCCTCACGTGGGTTCGCTCTTCACCGTACGATCAACAAGCTCGACCTCGACCACCTCAACTCGGTGTTCGTAGCCGTCGGATTTCCGAGGCGGGACACGGATAAGATACGAGTGGCGTTGGAGAATTCGGATGCGCTGCTGTGGATAGAGTACGAGAAAGCCGAGAGGCCCGTGGCGTTTGCTAGAGCGACGGGGGACGGTGTTTTCAATGCTATAATTTGGGATGTTGTTGTGGACCCCAGTTTCCAAGGGATTGGTTTGGGGAAGGCTGTGATGGAGAGGCTGGTGAATGTGCTGTTAGAGAAAGGGATTACCAATATTGCTTTGTATTCGGAGCCCCGGGTTCTGGGGTTTTATAGGCCTCTGGGTTTTGTAGCGGATCCGGATGGGATCCGCGGGATGGTGTACTCCaggaagcaaaagaagaaaaggtag